From a region of the Georgenia yuyongxinii genome:
- a CDS encoding carbohydrate ABC transporter permease produces the protein MSSRPLEATAPVVEVAAAAATTDRGGEVAAAMPRGQARTRVGRALVGAALCALTVVFVYPFLWLVSASFKPRTEVFDNKLIPETFTFQNYIDVWDRAPMLLWLGNTVLVTVLAAVAVTLSSSLVAWGFAYFRFPGRDALFYLVLATMMLPGAVTMVPTFLIWNSLGQVNTLTPLWAGNLFGSAFYIFLLRQFFLGLPRQVFEAARIDGAGNWAIFRRIALPLTKPALVVTLLFEFQASWTDLMRPLIYLRDSDKFTIPRGLKALVDQFGFGGNWQWEILVTASVIVTVPMIIMFFLGQRHFIEGIATTGLKG, from the coding sequence ATGAGTAGCCGTCCGCTGGAGGCCACCGCCCCCGTCGTCGAGGTGGCGGCGGCCGCGGCCACGACGGACCGGGGTGGCGAGGTCGCCGCCGCCATGCCCCGGGGCCAGGCGCGCACGCGGGTGGGCCGGGCGCTCGTCGGCGCTGCGCTGTGCGCCCTGACGGTCGTCTTCGTCTACCCGTTCCTCTGGCTCGTCAGCGCCTCGTTCAAGCCCCGGACGGAGGTGTTCGACAACAAGCTCATCCCCGAGACCTTCACCTTCCAGAACTACATCGACGTCTGGGACCGGGCCCCGATGCTGCTGTGGCTCGGCAACACCGTGCTCGTCACCGTGCTCGCGGCGGTGGCCGTCACCCTCTCCAGCTCGCTCGTGGCGTGGGGGTTCGCCTACTTCCGCTTCCCCGGCCGCGACGCGCTGTTCTACCTGGTGCTCGCGACCATGATGCTGCCGGGCGCGGTCACCATGGTGCCCACCTTCCTCATCTGGAACTCGCTGGGCCAGGTCAACACGCTCACGCCGCTGTGGGCGGGCAACCTGTTCGGCAGCGCCTTCTACATCTTCCTGCTGCGCCAGTTCTTCCTCGGCCTGCCCCGGCAGGTGTTCGAGGCGGCCCGGATCGACGGCGCCGGCAACTGGGCGATCTTCCGGCGCATCGCGCTGCCGCTGACCAAACCGGCCCTGGTGGTCACGCTGCTCTTCGAGTTCCAGGCGTCGTGGACCGACCTCATGCGCCCGCTGATCTACTTGCGCGACTCGGACAAGTTCACGATCCCCCGGGGGCTCAAGGCGCTCGTCGACCAGTTCGGGTTCGGCGGCAACTGGCAGTGGGAGATCCTCGTGACCGCCTCGGTCATCGTCACGGTGCCGATGATCATCATGTTCTTCCTCGGGCAGCGGCACTTCATCGAGGGGATCGCCACCACCGGGCTGAAGGGCTGA
- a CDS encoding carbohydrate ABC transporter permease, translated as MTAVVAAGAPRKGRARRVRTPNERREMWAALAFISPWIVGFLVFTAWPVIYSAYLSFTDYDVINDPSFVGLDNYRQLLEDPKIRISLWNTFVYTVFQVPLLVLISLGLALLLDKAGRAAGFFRTAFYLPNMTPLVAVGVLILLLFNGQEGLINDVLGVFGIDGPNWTTDPQWVKPAIIAMSLWSVGSSVIILLAALRNVPQELYDAARVDGAGFWRRTVSVTLPMISGPMFFVFVVNSIAAFQTFTETYTAFFGAGNTTYGNDAALFYVIYLFQQAFQFLNMGYASAMAWLLFVIILVVTLVQLRVSKRLVYLEGEQR; from the coding sequence ATGACCGCCGTCGTCGCCGCCGGCGCGCCCCGCAAGGGCCGGGCGCGCCGGGTGCGCACTCCCAACGAACGACGAGAGATGTGGGCCGCGCTGGCGTTCATCAGCCCGTGGATCGTCGGATTCCTCGTCTTCACGGCCTGGCCGGTGATCTACAGCGCCTATCTGTCCTTCACCGACTACGACGTCATCAACGACCCCAGCTTCGTCGGCCTGGACAACTACCGCCAGCTCCTCGAGGACCCCAAGATCCGCATCTCCTTGTGGAACACCTTCGTCTACACCGTCTTCCAGGTGCCCCTGCTGGTGCTCATCTCGCTCGGGCTGGCGCTGCTGCTCGACAAGGCCGGCCGCGCCGCGGGATTCTTCCGCACCGCGTTCTACCTGCCCAACATGACCCCGCTGGTCGCCGTCGGCGTCCTGATCCTCCTGCTCTTCAACGGCCAGGAGGGCCTGATCAACGACGTGCTCGGCGTCTTCGGCATCGACGGACCCAACTGGACCACCGACCCGCAGTGGGTCAAGCCGGCGATCATCGCGATGAGCCTGTGGTCCGTCGGCTCCTCGGTGATCATCCTGCTGGCCGCGCTGCGCAACGTGCCCCAAGAGCTCTACGACGCCGCCCGCGTGGACGGCGCGGGCTTCTGGCGGCGCACCGTCAGCGTCACGCTGCCGATGATCTCCGGGCCCATGTTCTTCGTCTTCGTGGTCAACTCCATCGCGGCGTTCCAGACCTTCACAGAGACATACACCGCGTTCTTCGGTGCGGGCAACACCACCTACGGCAACGACGCGGCCCTGTTCTACGTGATCTACCTGTTCCAGCAGGCGTTCCAGTTCCTCAACATGGGCTATGCCTCGGCCATGGCCTGGCTGCTTTTCGTGATCATCCTGGTCGTCACGCTCGTCCAGCTGCGCGTGTCCAAGCGGCTGGTGTACCTGGAGGGGGAGCAGCGATGA
- a CDS encoding type 2 periplasmic-binding domain-containing protein: MSRRVTRAVALTAAGGLALAACAQGTNSSDGESEQGGDAATFDPEADLSGTLDIMGFGLGDDVATTRHDLAVEALGDVEVTLTEGALDIQQFLTALGSGQPPELIYASRDQIGTFASRGAIVPLTACIDGEGIATDEFIPAALDQVTFGGEVYAVPEFNTVQLTMANKKLLDAAGLSVDDVNGTDWEALSAANEALHQGEGSSLQVIGYDTKLPEFLPLWAHANGTDLISEDGRTAQLDDPAVAEALEWAVSIYDSQGGFGEVKAYRDSADFFGEGNQFATDVLGAMPMEQWYINVLNEASPDVPMVFDTVRDKQGEPIAYASGNAWAIPSGTENPAAACRWMKVMTEVDTWVAAAEARKTAREADGLAFTGILTGNTAADEAVRGLVTPSGNEVWDGAVEAMYTANDSTFSLPANPADAEFKSAWQDAVNSVLNGQAEPADALAQAQEEAQKVLDDAWAAWENREE, translated from the coding sequence ATGAGCAGGCGTGTGACACGGGCGGTCGCGCTGACGGCCGCGGGGGGCCTGGCGCTCGCGGCGTGCGCCCAGGGCACCAACAGCTCCGACGGCGAGAGCGAGCAGGGCGGGGACGCCGCCACCTTCGACCCCGAGGCCGATCTCAGCGGCACGCTCGACATCATGGGCTTCGGGCTCGGCGACGACGTCGCCACCACCCGTCACGACCTCGCCGTCGAGGCGCTCGGCGACGTCGAGGTGACCCTCACCGAGGGGGCGCTGGACATCCAGCAGTTCCTCACCGCGCTCGGCTCGGGCCAGCCGCCGGAGCTGATCTACGCCAGCCGGGACCAGATCGGCACGTTCGCCTCGCGCGGCGCGATCGTGCCCCTGACGGCCTGCATCGACGGCGAGGGCATCGCCACGGACGAGTTCATTCCCGCGGCGCTGGACCAGGTCACGTTCGGCGGCGAGGTCTACGCCGTCCCGGAGTTCAACACGGTCCAGCTCACGATGGCGAACAAGAAGCTGCTGGACGCCGCCGGGCTCAGCGTCGACGACGTCAACGGCACGGACTGGGAGGCGCTCTCGGCCGCGAACGAGGCGCTGCACCAAGGGGAGGGCAGCTCCCTGCAGGTGATCGGCTACGACACCAAGCTGCCCGAGTTCCTCCCGCTGTGGGCGCACGCCAACGGCACCGACCTCATCTCCGAGGACGGCAGGACCGCCCAGCTCGACGACCCCGCCGTGGCGGAGGCCCTGGAGTGGGCCGTGAGCATCTACGACAGCCAGGGCGGCTTCGGGGAGGTCAAGGCCTACCGCGACTCCGCCGACTTCTTCGGCGAGGGCAACCAGTTCGCCACCGACGTGCTCGGCGCGATGCCCATGGAGCAGTGGTACATCAACGTCCTGAACGAGGCCTCGCCGGACGTGCCGATGGTCTTCGACACCGTCCGCGACAAGCAGGGTGAGCCCATCGCCTACGCGTCCGGCAACGCCTGGGCGATCCCGTCCGGCACCGAGAACCCCGCCGCCGCGTGCCGGTGGATGAAGGTGATGACCGAGGTGGACACCTGGGTGGCCGCGGCCGAGGCCCGCAAGACCGCCCGGGAGGCGGACGGGCTGGCGTTCACCGGGATCCTGACCGGCAACACGGCCGCCGACGAGGCGGTCCGGGGCCTCGTCACGCCGAGCGGCAACGAAGTGTGGGACGGGGCGGTCGAAGCCATGTACACGGCCAACGACTCCACGTTCTCCCTTCCGGCCAACCCGGCCGACGCCGAGTTCAAGAGCGCCTGGCAGGACGCGGTCAACAGCGTGCTCAACGGGCAGGCGGAGCCGGCGGATGCCCTGGCCCAGGCCCAGGAGGAGGCCCAGAAGGTGCTCGACGACGCCTGGGCCGCCTGGGAGAACCGCGAGGAGTAG
- a CDS encoding FAD-dependent oxidoreductase, protein MTSLWLDRPDLPVYPRVPVGRSFGIVVVGGGLTGLTTALLLARAGCSVAVLEARRLGAVTTGNTTGKVTVLQGTKLARIARRHSAHTVGAYVEASLEGQQWLLRYCADHGVPVQRRPDLTFAQTEEGRDAVGDVHDAAREAGLPVEWVEDAGLPFPTYGAARLADQAQLDAGDLLVALAQDVERHGGEIFEGSRVMGVHAGHPCRLRLHAGEVRADRVVLATGTPMLDRGGFFARLEPNRTYGVALDVPGPLPSVMAIAGDQPSRSLRTAPVTGGERLVVAGGSHPGGRAASPRERIRELTRWAATHFPGATATHVWSAQDYRGIDELPSVGPLVPGSDRVLVATGYDKWGLTTGVAAALALTSTILEGQMPWARALRTWRPNALTGLDKAVRFNADVAARLAADRTAPRVHSSAVVPPEGQGRVELDGQRLVAVSTVNGRTRRLSAACTHLGGVVAWNDAECSWDCPLHGSRFAADGTVLEGPAVSDLRRLDPTSPRDDGGAGGDI, encoded by the coding sequence ATGACCTCGCTGTGGCTGGACCGTCCGGACCTCCCCGTCTACCCGCGTGTACCCGTCGGCCGCTCGTTCGGCATCGTCGTGGTCGGCGGCGGTCTGACAGGTCTGACGACCGCCCTGCTCCTGGCCCGCGCCGGCTGCTCGGTGGCAGTCCTCGAGGCGCGCCGGCTCGGTGCCGTCACCACCGGCAACACCACCGGGAAGGTCACCGTGCTCCAGGGCACCAAGCTCGCACGCATCGCGCGGCGGCACTCCGCCCACACGGTGGGCGCGTACGTCGAGGCGAGCCTGGAGGGCCAGCAGTGGCTGCTGCGGTACTGCGCCGACCACGGGGTCCCGGTGCAACGCCGCCCCGACCTGACCTTCGCCCAGACCGAGGAGGGCCGTGACGCCGTCGGGGACGTCCACGACGCCGCCCGGGAGGCCGGGTTGCCCGTGGAGTGGGTGGAGGACGCGGGCCTGCCGTTCCCCACCTACGGTGCGGCCCGCCTGGCGGACCAGGCCCAGCTCGACGCCGGCGACCTGCTGGTCGCGCTCGCCCAGGACGTCGAGCGCCACGGCGGGGAGATCTTCGAGGGCTCCCGCGTGATGGGCGTCCACGCCGGCCACCCGTGCCGGCTGCGCCTGCACGCCGGTGAGGTGCGCGCCGATCGTGTGGTGCTCGCCACGGGCACCCCGATGCTGGACCGCGGCGGGTTCTTCGCCCGGCTGGAGCCGAACCGGACCTATGGGGTGGCCCTGGACGTGCCCGGCCCGCTCCCGTCCGTGATGGCGATCGCGGGCGACCAGCCCTCCCGGTCGCTGCGCACCGCGCCGGTCACGGGCGGCGAGCGGCTCGTGGTGGCCGGCGGCAGCCACCCCGGCGGCCGCGCCGCGTCCCCGCGCGAGCGCATCCGGGAGCTGACGCGGTGGGCGGCCACGCACTTTCCCGGTGCCACCGCGACCCACGTCTGGTCCGCCCAGGACTACCGCGGGATCGACGAGCTGCCCTCGGTCGGGCCGCTGGTGCCCGGCTCGGACCGGGTGCTGGTGGCCACCGGCTACGACAAGTGGGGGCTCACCACGGGGGTCGCCGCCGCGCTCGCGCTGACCAGCACCATCCTCGAGGGCCAGATGCCCTGGGCACGTGCGCTACGGACGTGGCGCCCCAACGCACTCACCGGGCTGGACAAGGCGGTGCGGTTCAACGCCGACGTCGCCGCCCGCCTGGCGGCGGACCGCACCGCCCCCCGGGTGCACTCCTCCGCCGTCGTCCCGCCCGAGGGGCAGGGACGGGTCGAGCTGGACGGGCAGCGCCTGGTCGCGGTGAGCACCGTGAACGGGCGCACCCGGCGTCTCTCCGCGGCGTGCACCCACCTCGGTGGGGTGGTCGCCTGGAACGACGCGGAGTGCTCGTGGGACTGCCCGCTGCACGGTTCGCGCTTCGCGGCGGACGGGACCGTGCTCGAGGGGCCGGCCGTGTCCGACCTACGCCGCCTGGACCCGACCTCCCCACGGGACGACGGCGGCGCCGGCGGCGACATCTGA
- a CDS encoding helix-turn-helix transcriptional regulator translates to MDLAERTSTLRRANGLSARQLAAMVGVAPTTVTRIESGAVSPSFDLAQEILAVLGEPIGFTGVADVAAIAAARLALDPSLGVSVTPGVEAWRQRWTRIGLVDDQGRVVPGKESDLLFSAGRAARLTRRREARHFKAGPSAYDVAEALGTAGVAYALTGDAGANLYRSSAGEAWPVLYVEDVARAATAAGLVPKEPGSFGMRVTLIPFDGVSELGRMVINDITVAARDQVILDTYGGIDRMAEQADILLGRRVP, encoded by the coding sequence ATGGACCTTGCGGAGCGCACCTCGACCCTGCGCCGGGCGAACGGGTTGAGCGCCCGTCAGCTCGCGGCGATGGTCGGCGTCGCCCCGACGACGGTGACCCGGATCGAGTCCGGGGCGGTGAGTCCGTCGTTCGACCTGGCGCAGGAGATCCTGGCCGTCCTGGGCGAGCCGATCGGCTTCACTGGAGTTGCCGACGTAGCCGCGATCGCTGCCGCACGGCTCGCGCTCGACCCGTCGCTCGGCGTCTCGGTCACGCCCGGAGTCGAAGCATGGCGACAGCGCTGGACGCGGATCGGGCTGGTCGATGACCAAGGTCGGGTCGTGCCAGGCAAGGAGTCGGATCTGCTGTTCAGTGCCGGCCGTGCCGCCCGGCTCACCCGTCGCCGCGAGGCAAGGCACTTCAAAGCTGGGCCGAGTGCGTACGACGTTGCTGAGGCCCTCGGCACGGCTGGTGTCGCATACGCCCTGACAGGTGACGCCGGGGCGAACCTCTACCGCTCCAGCGCGGGGGAGGCCTGGCCGGTGCTCTACGTCGAGGACGTCGCGCGCGCCGCCACAGCGGCCGGGCTCGTGCCGAAGGAGCCGGGCTCCTTCGGGATGAGGGTCACCCTGATCCCGTTCGACGGCGTGAGTGAGCTTGGCCGGATGGTGATCAACGACATCACTGTCGCCGCGCGCGATCAGGTGATCCTCGATACCTACGGCGGCATCGACCGCATGGCCGAGCAGGCCGACATCCTGCTGGGACGGCGAGTGCCATGA
- a CDS encoding S1 RNA-binding domain-containing protein — MSQLSPVRSVAHENSIASVAALSASIAAGSTPFAYVPELVTTLLPPLVESSDPSQVRALEKALTVAKGTLAKSLARARNELVGILREAPSGVFASPKAKADEVLWLACSADLEQQLMHATQSRRGKTQPSKVIDEMLAQVRHRVDLALIEAQDMVEIAKIQAALSPAPARGYEPCWGEVTGVKPFGAFVLLPSGESGLLHVSELHPLNGGRRVDDAALLVNVGQSIYVRVTGKNEKGQLSFAPVSEA; from the coding sequence ATGTCCCAGCTTTCTCCCGTCCGAAGTGTCGCTCACGAAAACAGCATCGCCTCCGTCGCAGCGCTCTCGGCCAGCATCGCTGCCGGCTCCACGCCGTTCGCCTACGTCCCGGAACTAGTGACGACGCTCCTCCCCCCACTGGTCGAGAGCAGCGACCCGTCACAGGTCCGGGCACTCGAGAAGGCGTTGACCGTGGCCAAGGGCACCCTCGCCAAGTCGCTGGCTCGCGCTCGGAACGAGCTGGTCGGAATCCTCCGCGAAGCACCCTCCGGCGTGTTCGCCTCTCCCAAGGCCAAGGCTGACGAAGTTCTGTGGCTCGCCTGCTCTGCCGACCTCGAGCAGCAGTTGATGCATGCGACGCAGTCCCGGAGGGGCAAGACTCAGCCCTCGAAGGTGATTGACGAGATGCTCGCCCAGGTCCGCCATCGGGTGGACCTCGCGCTGATCGAGGCCCAGGACATGGTCGAGATCGCCAAGATCCAGGCGGCGCTGTCCCCTGCGCCGGCGCGAGGCTACGAGCCGTGCTGGGGTGAGGTTACCGGCGTGAAACCGTTTGGAGCTTTCGTTCTCCTGCCGTCCGGCGAGTCCGGCCTCCTGCACGTCTCTGAGCTGCATCCGCTCAACGGCGGGCGCCGCGTCGATGACGCGGCGCTCCTCGTCAATGTTGGCCAGTCCATCTACGTCCGGGTGACCGGCAAGAACGAGAAGGGCCAGCTCAGCTTCGCCCCGGTGAGTGAGGCCTGA